From one Enterococcus sp. DIV2402 genomic stretch:
- the rplQ gene encoding 50S ribosomal protein L17 encodes MSYRKLGRTSSQRKAMLRDLTTDLIINERIVTTEARAKEVRSTAEKMITLGKRGDLHARRQAAAFVRNEVASVREENEEIVIESALQKLFSDIAPRYADRQGGYTRILKTEPRRGDAAPMVILELV; translated from the coding sequence GTGAGTTATCGTAAACTAGGACGCACATCTAGCCAACGTAAAGCGATGTTGCGTGATTTAACAACTGATTTAATCATTAACGAACGCATCGTGACGACGGAAGCTCGTGCGAAAGAAGTTCGCTCAACTGCAGAAAAAATGATCACTCTAGGAAAACGCGGTGATTTACATGCACGTCGCCAAGCTGCTGCATTCGTTCGTAATGAAGTAGCAAGTGTACGTGAAGAAAACGAAGAAATCGTTATCGAATCAGCTTTACAAAAGCTATTTAGCGATATCGCTCCTCGTTATGCAGATCGCCAAGGTGGCTACACACGTATCTTGAAGACAGAACCAAGACGCGGAGATGCTGCACCAATGGTTATCCTAGAACTAGTTTAA